A part of Melittangium boletus DSM 14713 genomic DNA contains:
- a CDS encoding VOC family protein has protein sequence MKSTSNTKFGFTKLLVDNLEASAAFYKSVCGLVETRRVDATIAGRNIREILFAPGHEGGATFVLLKFLDAPKPTTDEVILGFMTDDIDAFVERAKAAGGAVAQSSSTTVEHGLKVAFVTDVEGHLIEVVQLL, from the coding sequence TTGAAAAGTACGTCGAACACGAAGTTCGGATTCACGAAACTCCTCGTCGACAACCTCGAGGCTTCGGCTGCCTTCTATAAATCAGTGTGTGGTCTGGTCGAGACCAGGCGTGTGGATGCCACCATCGCGGGCCGGAACATTCGTGAGATCCTGTTCGCGCCAGGTCACGAGGGGGGAGCTACTTTCGTCCTGCTCAAGTTCCTCGACGCTCCAAAGCCGACGACCGACGAAGTCATCCTCGGGTTCATGACCGACGACATCGATGCCTTCGTCGAGCGTGCGAAAGCCGCCGGCGGCGCAGTGGCTCAATCCTCCTCTACCACCGTTGAGCACGGATTGAAGGTCGCCTTCGTTACCGACGTTGAAGGCCACTTGATCGAAGTCGTCCAGTTGCTCTGA
- a CDS encoding vWA domain-containing protein translates to MKSSLQLPVILGSAAVLAVSALLLGQPAPGTPTPPPVEPTPVRTSPRTPGKPDVVPIAQADAKQPIIQIALLLDTSGSMDGLLDQARSQLWNIVNRFSHAKRDGVGPQLQIALYAYGNADPGANSSEIRQVLPFTTDLDLLSEHLFALRTSGGDEHCGEVIRDASAQLAWSKDPDTMRLIFIAGNEPFTQGPVDFDDAVKSARERGITVNTIHCGDYEEGVAGKWKDAAALADGSYMNIDQNQRVVEIAAPQDAEIAQLGAELNKTYVAYGTAGRRSQLRQEAQDSNSRGVSISSMVSRSVAKSSGNYSNESWDLVDAVKKNQVDVASVRAEDLPEPMRGLDAAGRKAWLEAREQERTRLQQRIQTLNAERQRFLVQAREQQAAPGVDTLEGAIGQVVEREAKKRHLVLE, encoded by the coding sequence ATGAAATCGTCACTCCAGCTTCCCGTCATCCTTGGCTCGGCCGCGGTGCTCGCGGTGTCCGCGCTCCTGCTGGGCCAGCCCGCTCCGGGCACGCCCACGCCGCCGCCCGTGGAGCCAACCCCCGTGCGCACCTCGCCCAGGACTCCGGGAAAGCCGGACGTGGTCCCCATCGCCCAGGCGGACGCCAAGCAGCCCATCATCCAGATTGCCCTGCTGCTGGACACCAGCGGCAGCATGGACGGCCTGCTTGACCAGGCCCGCTCGCAGCTGTGGAACATCGTCAACCGCTTCTCCCACGCGAAGCGCGACGGCGTGGGGCCGCAGCTCCAGATCGCCCTGTACGCGTACGGCAACGCCGACCCGGGCGCCAACTCCAGTGAGATCCGCCAGGTGCTGCCCTTCACCACGGACCTGGACCTGCTCTCCGAGCATCTCTTCGCCCTGAGGACGTCCGGCGGCGACGAGCACTGCGGAGAGGTCATCCGCGACGCCTCCGCGCAGCTCGCCTGGAGCAAGGACCCGGACACCATGCGGCTCATCTTCATCGCCGGCAACGAGCCCTTCACCCAGGGCCCCGTCGACTTCGATGACGCGGTGAAGAGCGCCCGCGAGCGCGGCATCACCGTCAACACCATCCACTGTGGCGACTACGAGGAGGGCGTCGCCGGGAAGTGGAAGGACGCGGCGGCGCTCGCCGACGGCAGCTACATGAACATCGACCAGAATCAGCGCGTGGTGGAGATCGCCGCGCCGCAGGACGCGGAGATTGCCCAACTGGGCGCGGAGCTGAACAAGACGTACGTCGCCTACGGCACCGCCGGCAGGCGGAGCCAGTTGCGCCAGGAGGCACAGGACAGCAACTCGCGCGGCGTCTCCATCTCCAGCATGGTGTCCCGCTCCGTGGCCAAGTCCTCCGGCAACTACTCGAACGAGAGCTGGGACCTGGTGGACGCGGTGAAGAAGAACCAGGTGGACGTGGCGTCCGTCCGGGCCGAGGACCTGCCGGAGCCGATGCGCGGGCTGGACGCCGCCGGCCGCAAGGCGTGGCTGGAGGCGCGCGAGCAGGAGCGGACGCGGCTCCAGCAGCGCATCCAGACGCTCAACGCCGAGCGCCAGCGGTTCCTCGTCCAGGCGCGCGAGCAGCAGGCCGCTCCGGGGGTGGACACGCTGGAAGGGGCCATCGGCCAGGTCGTGGAGCGCGAGGCCAAGAAGCGTCACCTCGTGCTGGAGTAG
- a CDS encoding glutathione S-transferase family protein, translated as MTQPLRPIRLYRHALSGHSHRVELFLSLLKLPFELVDVDLLKGEQKSPGFLAKNLFGQVPVIEDGEVTLADSNAILVYLATRYDPSGRWLPREPVAAARVQQWLSVAAGPLASGPATARLVTVFGMKLDAERAKEIASQLYTVLDSHLATRSFVAGDAPTLADVALYSYTAHAPEGGVSLEPYGNVRAWLARIQALPGFIPMPRTPTQYAA; from the coding sequence ATGACCCAGCCCCTTCGCCCCATCCGTCTCTATCGTCACGCCCTGTCCGGTCATTCTCACAGGGTCGAGCTGTTCCTGTCTCTGTTGAAGCTCCCGTTCGAGCTCGTCGACGTCGATCTCCTGAAAGGAGAGCAGAAGTCCCCCGGATTCCTGGCCAAGAACCTGTTCGGCCAGGTGCCAGTGATCGAAGACGGAGAGGTGACGCTGGCCGACAGCAACGCCATCCTCGTCTATCTCGCGACGCGGTATGACCCATCGGGGCGTTGGCTCCCGCGCGAGCCGGTCGCGGCGGCGCGAGTGCAGCAGTGGCTCTCGGTCGCGGCCGGACCGCTCGCGTCGGGTCCCGCGACGGCGCGCCTGGTCACCGTGTTCGGCATGAAGCTCGACGCCGAGCGTGCGAAGGAGATCGCCTCCCAGCTCTACACGGTGCTCGACTCGCATCTGGCCACCCGGAGCTTTGTCGCCGGGGACGCGCCGACCCTCGCCGACGTGGCGCTCTATTCCTATACCGCCCACGCTCCCGAGGGAGGCGTGTCGCTCGAGCCCTACGGCAACGTCCGGGCGTGGCTCGCTCGCATCCAGGCGTTGCCCGGCTTCATACCGATGCCGCGGACGCCGACCCAATACGCGGCCTGA
- a CDS encoding LysR family transcriptional regulator, which produces MDRLETLRVFVTVAEEAGFASAARRLAMSPPAVTRAIAALEERIGTRLLHRTTRIVRLTETGTRFLADCKRILGELEEAEASAAGSHTEPRGQLGVTASLMFGRMFIAPLLLDFLARHPRVMARTLLVDRVVDLVDEGLDVAIRIAHLEDSTLTAVRVGSVRRVVCASPRYLAEHGIPRTPAELSRFEAFTLSSTVAPQPWAFASGTRNQTVSPPTRLIVNTTEVAIAAAVAGRGLTRVLSYQIAPELRAGQLRIVLEDFEPPPLPIHVVYPEGRRANARVRAFVDFAVERLRAEKSLNP; this is translated from the coding sequence GTGGATCGTCTCGAGACCTTGCGTGTATTCGTCACGGTGGCGGAGGAAGCGGGCTTCGCGTCCGCGGCCCGGCGTCTGGCGATGTCGCCGCCAGCGGTGACCCGGGCCATCGCGGCGCTTGAGGAGCGCATCGGCACGAGGCTCCTTCATCGCACAACGCGCATCGTGCGCCTGACGGAGACGGGCACCCGTTTCCTCGCCGACTGCAAGCGCATCCTCGGGGAGCTCGAAGAGGCCGAGGCTTCGGCCGCGGGCTCCCATACCGAGCCTCGAGGTCAGCTCGGGGTCACGGCATCCCTGATGTTCGGGCGGATGTTCATCGCCCCCCTCCTGCTCGACTTCCTGGCCCGGCATCCGCGCGTCATGGCGCGAACGCTGCTCGTGGATCGCGTTGTCGACCTGGTGGACGAGGGGCTCGACGTCGCCATCCGGATCGCCCACCTGGAGGACTCGACGTTGACCGCTGTCCGGGTGGGTTCAGTGCGGCGGGTCGTCTGCGCGTCCCCTCGGTACCTGGCCGAGCATGGCATCCCGCGGACCCCGGCCGAGCTGTCGCGCTTCGAGGCGTTCACGCTCTCGTCCACCGTGGCCCCGCAACCCTGGGCATTCGCATCGGGGACGAGGAACCAGACGGTCAGCCCACCCACGCGGCTGATCGTCAACACCACGGAGGTCGCCATCGCCGCGGCGGTGGCCGGGCGGGGGCTGACCCGAGTGCTCTCCTATCAAATCGCCCCGGAGCTGCGCGCGGGGCAGCTGCGAATCGTGCTCGAGGACTTCGAGCCCCCGCCCCTTCCGATTCACGTCGTATACCCCGAGGGGCGGCGAGCCAATGCCCGGGTGCGTGCCTTCGTCGACTTCGCGGTGGAGCGGCTCCGGGCCGAGAAGTCGCTGAACCCCTGA
- a CDS encoding CDP-alcohol phosphatidyltransferase family protein, with product MVLDKQQSYKRPEEDALIRMLREGCRHFAIHCLPYRLSPVVLGLPGLVLHVFLLAAVHTFERARWMYGLWVICRVLHFCLDSMDGTLARRNGTQSTARHFWDHWVDVANSAMAVMIVAQLGPRQSLYFVPYVLLTATGQLFFYLGLCRYFATGIMRDPYINHLWNYVFCLFLGLAVCIHDVAILSDRDFQLAYTLLSLVVFGCGFWCLLQDLVLMFRSRLSSVRFYVRILAAPALILGIYGVWMRHWSDVFSARALVAVAMSSLAVGVHARQLVNKSPAWLTVEGALFLLVLPLSALPSSLEPVGRRGLLVVMVLTMVINLFRYLREMIAQYPEIGFPWVWLPSTYNPVRLNVSNKPTWGRDGSRASEAPQG from the coding sequence TTGGTCCTTGACAAGCAGCAGAGCTACAAGCGCCCGGAGGAAGATGCCCTCATCCGCATGCTCCGGGAGGGATGCCGTCACTTCGCCATCCATTGTCTTCCCTATCGGCTCTCACCGGTCGTCCTGGGTCTTCCCGGGTTGGTCCTCCACGTGTTCCTGCTCGCCGCCGTCCATACCTTCGAGCGCGCACGGTGGATGTATGGGCTTTGGGTGATCTGCCGGGTGCTCCACTTCTGTCTGGATTCCATGGATGGCACCCTGGCCCGGCGCAATGGGACACAATCGACCGCACGCCACTTCTGGGATCACTGGGTCGACGTGGCGAACTCGGCGATGGCGGTGATGATCGTGGCTCAACTCGGTCCGCGGCAGAGCCTCTACTTCGTGCCCTACGTCTTGTTGACCGCCACGGGCCAGTTGTTCTTCTACCTGGGGCTGTGCCGCTACTTCGCGACGGGCATCATGCGGGACCCCTACATCAACCACCTGTGGAACTATGTCTTCTGTCTGTTCCTGGGGCTGGCCGTCTGTATTCACGACGTGGCGATTCTCTCGGATCGCGACTTCCAACTCGCCTACACCCTCTTGAGCCTCGTGGTCTTCGGGTGCGGCTTCTGGTGCCTGCTCCAGGACCTGGTGCTCATGTTCCGCTCGCGGCTGTCATCTGTCCGCTTCTACGTGCGGATTCTCGCGGCGCCAGCCCTCATCCTCGGCATCTATGGGGTCTGGATGCGGCACTGGAGCGATGTCTTCTCCGCCCGGGCCCTGGTGGCTGTCGCGATGAGCAGTCTCGCGGTGGGCGTCCACGCGCGCCAGCTCGTCAACAAGTCTCCCGCCTGGTTGACGGTCGAGGGCGCGTTGTTCCTCCTGGTGCTTCCCCTGTCGGCATTGCCCTCATCGCTCGAACCCGTGGGTCGCCGGGGGCTCTTGGTGGTGATGGTGCTGACGATGGTCATCAACCTGTTCCGCTACCTCCGGGAGATGATCGCCCAATACCCGGAGATTGGATTTCCGTGGGTCTGGCTGCCCTCGACGTACAATCCGGTGCGCCTGAACGTGAGCAACAAGCCCACCTGGGGTCGAGACGGAAGTCGAGCGTCAGAAGCCCCTCAAGGTTGA
- a CDS encoding PQQ-dependent sugar dehydrogenase: protein MGLALSPTFSSDRWLYVMHTSPTDNRIVRLRYENGALDTASLQVLVRGILPVLVALPPFSSVACGSPPEWRVHDAQTPAFHSYRSPQRS from the coding sequence ATGGGGCTGGCCCTCTCTCCCACCTTCTCCAGCGACCGCTGGCTGTACGTGATGCACACCTCCCCGACCGACAACCGCATCGTGCGCCTGCGGTACGAGAACGGTGCCCTCGACACCGCCTCGCTCCAGGTGCTGGTTCGGGGGATCCTGCCCGTTTTAGTGGCTCTCCCGCCCTTTAGCTCCGTCGCATGCGGCTCGCCACCCGAATGGCGAGTACACGACGCGCAGACGCCAGCGTTTCACTCGTATAGGTCGCCCCAGCGCTCCTGA
- a CDS encoding TetR/AcrR family transcriptional regulator: MDPRVHRSRAMLRDALLGLIRERGFDTISVQDISERAQLNRSTFYLHYRDKDELLTQIMRDMLLELSRRSHQLGDSPDRLHRTLLEWFQHAVEHPELYHLMLGRSGMRAFSVQLRNILEQLMNLDLERANSPLLIEGVPVPVLNRFLTSAYMGVLEWWLDRRSLHSPEDMARWLGALTSMMGSHPPATSPQSPRGK, translated from the coding sequence GTGGATCCGCGTGTCCACCGCAGCCGCGCCATGCTCCGCGACGCGCTCCTCGGGTTGATTCGCGAGCGGGGCTTCGACACCATCAGCGTGCAGGACATCTCCGAGCGCGCCCAGCTCAACCGCAGCACCTTCTACCTGCACTACCGCGACAAGGACGAGTTGCTCACGCAGATCATGCGGGACATGCTCCTCGAGCTCTCGCGGAGGAGTCATCAGCTGGGTGACTCACCCGATCGCCTCCATCGAACCCTGCTGGAGTGGTTCCAGCACGCGGTCGAGCACCCCGAGTTGTATCACCTCATGCTCGGCCGGAGCGGTATGCGCGCCTTCTCGGTCCAGTTGCGCAACATCCTTGAACAGCTCATGAATCTCGACCTGGAGAGAGCCAACAGCCCTCTCCTGATCGAGGGTGTGCCCGTCCCCGTCTTGAACCGCTTCCTGACCTCGGCCTACATGGGGGTGCTCGAGTGGTGGTTGGATCGCCGCTCGCTCCATTCACCCGAGGACATGGCGCGGTGGCTGGGGGCCCTCACCTCCATGATGGGGAGCCACCCACCGGCCACCTCGCCTCAATCGCCCCGGGGCAAGTAG
- a CDS encoding sensor histidine kinase: MIRSWRIWIAVSACLCLALAGVVALSAFALRLDRADRQARESAAREENARLALWRLDSDLLPLVARESAVAPEAYRPVSAARGVLDSKLRPMPEGEALLASPLLAPLPEHVLLHFQVAPDGTVSSPQVVEPGLRESVGATLPASEQAALEARLGKLRGLLGGTDLRRALSEPPPRVRRHEPKVRYESTLAEISQVAKNVSEFSARSRSASQALRGVSSSNSNSYEDNLQRAPVRRQREDETAMKALWVGDTLLLGRRVWLDGREYIQGCWLDWPALRTWLVGQIVDLLPSAMLEPVAGRPTHGDGRMLAALPVRLVLGQVPEGGYGAASISSLPVVLTVAWSGVLLAGAAVVALLVGVVALSERRGAFVSAVTHELRTPLTTFRMYTEMLAAGMVPDEARRQEYFDILHREAERLSHLVENVLAYARIERGRAPARLEPVDVRSMVGRMEERLAQRAAQADMELCVDVPAGVAVLTDPSAVEQVLFNLVDNASKYAAPAVDRRIHVEVERRRGRVGLAVRDHGPGVDAVTARRLFEPFSKSVQTAAKTAPGVGLGLALCRRLARSMKADLRHERVAEGGARFVLWLPPRAKSTLRGF; the protein is encoded by the coding sequence GTGATTCGCTCCTGGCGCATCTGGATCGCCGTGAGCGCGTGCCTGTGCCTGGCGCTGGCGGGCGTGGTGGCGCTGTCCGCCTTCGCCCTCCGGCTGGACCGCGCGGACCGTCAGGCCCGGGAGAGCGCGGCGAGGGAGGAGAACGCGCGGCTGGCGCTGTGGCGACTGGACTCGGACCTGCTGCCGCTGGTGGCCCGCGAGAGCGCGGTGGCCCCGGAGGCCTACCGCCCCGTGTCCGCGGCGCGCGGGGTGCTCGACTCGAAGCTGCGTCCCATGCCGGAGGGCGAGGCGCTGCTGGCCTCACCGCTGCTGGCCCCACTCCCGGAGCATGTGCTGCTCCACTTCCAGGTGGCCCCGGACGGAACGGTGTCCTCACCCCAAGTGGTGGAGCCCGGGCTGCGCGAGTCGGTGGGCGCCACGCTGCCCGCGTCCGAGCAGGCCGCGTTGGAGGCCCGGCTGGGGAAGCTGCGCGGCCTCCTGGGCGGTACGGATCTCCGACGGGCCCTGAGCGAACCGCCCCCGCGGGTCCGGCGTCACGAGCCCAAGGTTCGCTACGAGAGCACGCTCGCCGAGATCTCCCAGGTGGCGAAGAACGTGAGCGAGTTCAGCGCCCGCTCCCGGAGCGCGAGCCAGGCCCTCCGGGGCGTGAGCAGTTCCAACTCGAACTCCTACGAGGACAACCTCCAGCGCGCCCCCGTGCGGCGCCAGCGGGAGGATGAAACCGCGATGAAGGCCCTCTGGGTGGGGGACACGCTGCTCCTGGGGCGGCGCGTCTGGCTGGACGGGCGGGAGTACATCCAGGGCTGCTGGCTGGACTGGCCCGCGCTGCGCACGTGGCTGGTGGGCCAGATTGTCGACCTGCTGCCCTCCGCGATGCTGGAGCCCGTCGCGGGCAGGCCGACGCACGGAGATGGCCGGATGCTGGCGGCGCTGCCGGTGCGGCTGGTGCTGGGGCAGGTGCCGGAGGGCGGGTATGGCGCGGCGTCCATCTCCTCGCTGCCGGTGGTGCTGACGGTGGCATGGAGCGGCGTGCTGCTGGCGGGCGCGGCGGTGGTGGCGCTCCTCGTGGGCGTGGTGGCGCTGAGCGAGAGGCGGGGCGCGTTCGTCTCCGCGGTGACGCACGAGCTGCGCACGCCGCTGACGACGTTCCGGATGTACACGGAGATGCTGGCGGCGGGCATGGTGCCGGACGAGGCCCGGCGCCAGGAGTACTTCGACATCCTCCACCGCGAGGCGGAGCGGCTGAGCCACCTGGTGGAGAACGTGCTGGCCTACGCCCGCATCGAGCGCGGGCGGGCGCCGGCCCGGCTGGAGCCGGTGGACGTGCGCTCCATGGTGGGCCGGATGGAGGAGCGGCTGGCACAGCGGGCGGCGCAGGCGGACATGGAGCTGTGCGTGGACGTGCCGGCGGGCGTCGCGGTGCTGACGGACCCTTCCGCCGTGGAGCAGGTGCTTTTCAACCTGGTGGACAACGCGTCCAAGTACGCGGCCCCGGCGGTGGACCGGCGCATCCACGTGGAGGTGGAGCGGCGCCGGGGCCGGGTAGGCCTGGCGGTGAGGGACCACGGGCCCGGCGTGGACGCGGTGACGGCACGGCGCCTCTTCGAGCCCTTCTCCAAGTCCGTGCAGACAGCGGCGAAGACGGCGCCGGGCGTGGGGCTGGGACTCGCCCTCTGCCGGAGGCTGGCGCGGAGCATGAAGGCGGACCTCCGCCACGAGCGCGTGGCGGAGGGTGGAGCGCGGTTCGTGCTGTGGCTCCCTCCCCGCGCAAAGTCAACCTTGAGGGGCTTCTGA
- a CDS encoding pyridoxamine 5'-phosphate oxidase family protein produces MRDRLEQTGRKFIRSFMPDPHRELFRELPFLLVGGLDGERRPWASLLVGAPGFVTSPDSRTLVISARPGFGDALGRNLTLGAPLGLLGIQLETRRRVRMNGTVVELGEGRFAVQVEQSFGNCPRYIQAREPVFVAEPSCVTEPRPVWTEGPLLSGVSAGLIERADTFFIATASPVARGGDPVEGVDVSHRGGKPGFVRVTEEAGRTVLTAPDFSGNLQFNTLGNLLLNPRAGLLFVDFTSGGILSLTGETEIVWEGPEVEAFTGAERLLRFRVTEGTWIENGVPLRWSAPRPAPQLSSTGSWSR; encoded by the coding sequence ATGCGCGACCGTCTCGAGCAGACGGGGCGTAAGTTCATCCGCTCGTTCATGCCGGACCCTCACCGTGAGCTGTTCCGCGAGCTGCCCTTCCTGCTGGTCGGCGGTCTGGATGGCGAGCGGCGTCCCTGGGCCTCCCTCCTCGTGGGAGCACCCGGCTTCGTGACCTCGCCGGACTCGAGGACGCTCGTGATCTCCGCGCGCCCTGGTTTCGGAGATGCTTTGGGCCGCAACCTCACGCTGGGCGCGCCCCTGGGCCTTCTGGGCATTCAGCTCGAGACACGCCGCCGCGTCCGGATGAACGGAACGGTGGTGGAGCTCGGAGAGGGCCGGTTCGCCGTCCAGGTCGAGCAGAGCTTCGGCAACTGCCCGCGGTACATCCAGGCACGGGAGCCAGTCTTCGTGGCCGAGCCCTCTTGTGTCACCGAGCCGCGGCCGGTGTGGACGGAAGGCCCGTTGCTGTCGGGTGTCAGCGCCGGGCTCATCGAGCGCGCGGATACGTTCTTCATCGCGACGGCGTCCCCGGTGGCACGCGGGGGAGATCCAGTCGAGGGCGTCGACGTCTCGCATCGCGGAGGCAAACCCGGCTTCGTGCGTGTGACGGAAGAGGCCGGCCGCACCGTCCTGACGGCTCCGGACTTCAGCGGCAACCTTCAGTTCAACACGCTGGGCAATCTGCTCCTCAACCCGCGAGCCGGCCTGCTGTTCGTTGATTTCACCTCGGGTGGGATCCTCTCTCTGACGGGTGAGACGGAGATTGTCTGGGAGGGGCCCGAGGTCGAGGCCTTCACGGGGGCGGAGCGGCTCCTGCGCTTCCGTGTCACCGAAGGGACGTGGATCGAGAACGGCGTGCCGCTCCGCTGGTCCGCGCCACGGCCCGCTCCGCAGCTCAGCAGCACCGGCTCCTGGTCGCGTTGA
- a CDS encoding Coq4 family protein — MPDLTSSLPSLPENPSLFTRLHVGLRALKVLQTDPTNPAYGALFYDSVEIGLCAALAQDFSRHEEGRRLLAEKPSLRASALDLDTLEKLPSGSLGNTFARYFREQGLTPIETLSPPKNDAQYVATRLRETHDLHHLVTGYATDVMGEMELQAFTLGNLHLRTSLLILLQSAKATRRVPGVDAAQYARLLWAAFRRGSQSRQLASFRWEDTWATPLAMLSEQLVAPARQWN, encoded by the coding sequence ATGCCCGACCTTACCTCCTCCCTCCCCTCACTCCCCGAGAATCCCTCGCTGTTCACCCGCCTGCACGTGGGCCTTCGGGCGCTCAAGGTCCTTCAGACCGATCCCACGAATCCCGCCTACGGCGCCCTGTTCTACGACAGTGTGGAGATTGGCCTGTGCGCGGCACTCGCCCAGGACTTCTCCCGCCATGAGGAGGGCCGCCGCCTGCTGGCCGAGAAGCCCTCGTTGCGTGCGTCGGCCCTGGACCTGGATACGCTGGAGAAGCTTCCCTCGGGGTCGCTCGGCAACACGTTCGCGCGCTACTTCCGGGAGCAGGGGCTGACGCCGATCGAAACCCTCTCTCCGCCGAAAAACGATGCCCAGTACGTCGCCACGCGCCTGCGGGAGACGCATGACTTGCACCACTTGGTGACCGGCTACGCCACCGATGTCATGGGCGAGATGGAACTGCAGGCGTTCACCCTGGGCAACCTCCACCTGCGCACCTCGCTCCTCATCCTGCTTCAGTCGGCGAAGGCAACCAGGAGGGTGCCCGGAGTGGATGCGGCTCAGTACGCCCGGCTGTTGTGGGCCGCGTTCCGGCGCGGCAGCCAATCCCGGCAGCTCGCCAGCTTCCGGTGGGAGGACACCTGGGCGACGCCGCTGGCCATGCTGAGTGAGCAACTCGTCGCGCCCGCGCGGCAGTGGAACTGA
- a CDS encoding response regulator transcription factor: MAARRVLVVEDDPAIRRGIVDALRFEGYEILEAGTRVEGQRLAERIPCDLVLLDLVLPDGDGLELLRAVRKNRPTLPVIILTARGQEEDRVNGLKLGADDYVVKPFSVRELLARAGAVLRRSAERPTGTSRIDFPGGHFEVERRELSFDDGSRVDLSEREADTLRYLGDNAGRAISREELLERVWHLPARGVQTRTVDMTMARLREKLRDDSEEPRVILTVRGKGYMFATRGAAS; the protein is encoded by the coding sequence ATGGCCGCGCGCCGAGTGCTTGTCGTGGAGGATGACCCCGCCATCCGGCGCGGAATCGTGGATGCCCTGCGCTTCGAGGGCTATGAGATCCTCGAAGCCGGGACCCGCGTGGAGGGACAGCGGCTGGCCGAGCGCATTCCCTGCGACCTGGTGTTGCTGGATCTGGTCCTTCCCGACGGGGACGGGCTGGAACTGCTCCGGGCGGTGCGCAAGAACCGCCCCACGCTCCCCGTCATCATCCTCACCGCCCGGGGCCAGGAAGAGGACCGCGTCAACGGCCTGAAGCTCGGCGCCGACGACTACGTGGTGAAGCCCTTCTCGGTGCGGGAGCTGCTGGCCCGGGCGGGCGCGGTGCTCCGCCGCTCGGCCGAGCGGCCCACGGGGACGAGCCGCATCGACTTCCCGGGAGGGCACTTCGAGGTGGAGCGGCGCGAGCTGAGCTTCGACGACGGCTCGCGGGTGGACCTGTCCGAGCGAGAGGCGGACACGCTGCGCTACCTGGGTGACAACGCGGGGCGCGCCATCTCCCGCGAGGAGTTGCTGGAGCGGGTGTGGCACCTGCCCGCCCGGGGCGTGCAGACGCGCACGGTGGACATGACCATGGCGCGCCTGAGGGAGAAGCTCCGGGACGACTCCGAGGAGCCCCGCGTCATCCTCACCGTCCGGGGCAAGGGCTACATGTTCGCCACGCGAGGCGCCGCCTCGTGA